A stretch of the Thermus thermophilus genome encodes the following:
- a CDS encoding cobyric acid synthase — translation MGRAKALIVWGTGSGVGKSLFAAGLLRHFKRLGLKAAPFKAQNMANHARVVRGGEVASAQWLQALAAGVEPEVRMNPVLVKPFGERGAQVVVWGKVDPFLSGLPWKERRPHLEAPVREALEGLLAEHDLLVLEGAGSPVERNLWPDLPNLRVAEWADAKALLVADVDQGGALGALYGTWALLGEHRKRLVGFAFNKFRGDLELLKPAYGLLTGWTGLPVLGTLPMLPLALPEEDGFRYRQPAGNGPKVALLRYPHAANLDEFWPLSELARPVHATSPEEAEGAELLILPGSRLPARDLPWLRAFLPLIQRHLEAGRPVLAVCGGAEMLAEALLDEEGVEERGKFPGLGLLPYRVRMAREKTVERRRVRLRGLSGYWGRLEGLEVEGYEIHHGQGLPLVHQEGPLLATWLHGLLENPGVQRALFGREARGLEEALEALADALERHLDLGALHRALGLAGKAFPAASPLGAPTEAFASVGHLDPPPPPGLVLLLGGAKSGKSRFAQRLAGPFATLVATAEARDEEMAERIRRHKEERPPTWETLEEPLDLPGALKRARHPTVVVDCLTLWVANLMERGLDPLSEARRFLRAVEESGKRVIAVSNEVGMGIVPQNPLARRYRDLLGQVNALLAEAAQEAYLLVAGRPLPLGGGRVPPQEAGRPGPQGGEPGPGRPAP, via the coding sequence TTGGGAAGGGCTAAGGCCCTCATCGTCTGGGGCACGGGAAGCGGGGTGGGGAAAAGCCTCTTCGCCGCGGGGCTTCTCCGCCACTTCAAAAGGCTTGGCCTCAAGGCCGCCCCCTTCAAGGCCCAGAACATGGCGAACCACGCCCGGGTGGTCCGGGGCGGGGAGGTGGCGAGCGCCCAGTGGCTCCAGGCCCTGGCGGCAGGGGTGGAGCCCGAGGTGCGCATGAACCCCGTCCTGGTGAAGCCCTTCGGGGAGAGGGGGGCCCAGGTGGTGGTCTGGGGGAAGGTGGACCCCTTCCTCTCCGGGCTTCCCTGGAAGGAGAGGAGGCCCCACCTCGAGGCCCCCGTCCGCGAGGCCCTGGAAGGCCTCCTCGCCGAGCACGACCTCCTGGTGCTGGAGGGGGCGGGAAGCCCGGTGGAGCGGAACCTCTGGCCCGACCTGCCGAACCTAAGGGTGGCCGAGTGGGCGGACGCCAAGGCCCTCCTGGTGGCCGACGTGGACCAGGGCGGGGCCCTGGGGGCGCTCTACGGCACCTGGGCCCTCCTGGGGGAGCACCGAAAGAGGCTCGTGGGCTTCGCCTTCAACAAGTTCCGGGGGGACCTGGAGCTCCTCAAGCCCGCCTACGGCCTCCTTACGGGCTGGACCGGCCTCCCCGTCCTCGGCACCCTGCCCATGCTCCCCCTCGCCCTCCCCGAGGAGGACGGGTTCCGCTACCGCCAGCCCGCCGGGAATGGCCCCAAGGTGGCCCTCCTCCGCTACCCCCACGCGGCCAACCTGGACGAGTTCTGGCCCCTCTCCGAGCTCGCCCGCCCGGTCCACGCCACCTCCCCCGAGGAGGCGGAAGGGGCGGAGCTCCTCATCCTCCCGGGAAGCCGCCTCCCGGCGCGGGACCTCCCCTGGCTTCGGGCCTTCCTCCCCCTGATCCAGAGGCACCTGGAGGCGGGCAGGCCCGTCCTCGCCGTCTGCGGCGGGGCGGAGATGCTCGCCGAGGCCCTCTTGGACGAGGAGGGGGTGGAGGAAAGGGGCAAGTTCCCCGGCCTCGGCCTCCTCCCCTACCGGGTGCGCATGGCCCGGGAGAAGACGGTGGAGCGGAGGCGGGTAAGGCTTCGGGGGCTTTCCGGGTACTGGGGGAGGCTTGAGGGCCTCGAGGTGGAGGGGTACGAGATCCACCACGGCCAGGGCCTCCCCCTCGTCCACCAGGAAGGCCCCCTCCTCGCCACCTGGCTCCACGGCCTCCTGGAGAACCCCGGGGTGCAAAGGGCCCTCTTCGGCCGGGAGGCAAGGGGGCTGGAGGAGGCCCTGGAGGCCCTGGCGGACGCCCTGGAACGCCACCTGGACCTAGGGGCCCTCCACCGGGCCCTGGGGCTTGCGGGGAAGGCCTTCCCCGCGGCAAGCCCCCTTGGGGCCCCCACCGAGGCTTTCGCCTCGGTGGGGCATTTAGACCCGCCCCCACCCCCCGGCCTCGTCCTCCTCTTGGGCGGGGCGAAAAGCGGCAAAAGCCGCTTCGCCCAGCGGCTCGCCGGGCCCTTCGCCACCCTGGTGGCCACCGCCGAGGCCCGGGACGAGGAGATGGCGGAGAGGATCCGCCGCCACAAGGAGGAGCGCCCCCCCACCTGGGAGACCCTGGAGGAGCCCCTGGACCTCCCGGGGGCCCTAAAGAGGGCCCGCCACCCCACGGTGGTGGTGGACTGCCTCACCCTCTGGGTCGCCAACCTGATGGAGCGGGGCCTGGACCCCCTCTCGGAGGCGAGGCGCTTCCTAAGGGCAGTGGAGGAAAGCGGCAAGAGGGTCATCGCCGTCTCCAACGAGGTGGGGATGGGGATCGTCCCCCAAAACCCCCTCGCCCGCCGCTACCGGGACCTCCTGGGCCAGGTGAACGCCCTCCTGGCCGAAGCGGCCCAGGAGGCCTACCTCCTGGTGGCGGGCCGCCCCCTGCCCCTCGGGGGGGGCAGGGTCCCCCCCCAGGAAGCCGGAAGGCCCGGCCCCCAGGGAGGGGAGCCGGGCCCCGGCCGACCGGCCCCTTAG
- a CDS encoding IS200/IS605 family accessory protein TnpB-related protein — protein MTPELARYLEEALGRLRAALDLEALYLFGSHARGTADRRSDLDLLVVAPAVRYAYNRLLEGQTREELKRADGFLCTSFRLNTRYADDAILKAQAVLDSARERGEDPRKVVFGGRKLFQQLKRKHLSGKPLKELKREWRERRQGLLYSRGDKTKGGNLNLKLFVRYGVLQLRINLGDGSYAHALVKTGHPNLSALVERVYASLPYNVELSLKDGKVYATFTWEEEPAPLLATKEKGALGIDINADPYHLALAVVGADGNLKRHLTLSLEPVDRAENRGAKELVLWKVAHQVVSLALEHGVAIATERLKHLPKGRRGDGSGRVFRRKAHRFAYASLLRKVHSLARKRGVQVVEVNPQDTSTIGMLKYAPQLSLSKDAAAAYVIGRRALGFKEKLPKGYGKLLRDERFRGHVQGFYASRVRELRAKKAQERNPYLRRRLFREIGRAKRHLSLFSSLQGSPGSQEGSTEGRNSPGVNPWRVLRVGLFLPLLGREVPRDFSRLKPILFRGSWEGWRGCLGPHPGGGPECANVHST, from the coding sequence ATGACCCCGGAGCTTGCCCGCTACCTGGAGGAGGCCCTGGGGCGGCTGCGGGCGGCCCTGGACCTGGAGGCCCTTTACCTCTTCGGCTCCCACGCCCGAGGGACGGCGGACCGGAGGTCCGACCTGGACCTCCTGGTGGTGGCCCCCGCCGTGCGCTACGCCTACAACCGCCTCCTGGAAGGTCAGACCAGGGAGGAGCTTAAACGGGCAGACGGTTTCCTCTGCACCTCCTTCCGCCTCAACACCCGCTACGCCGACGACGCGATCCTGAAGGCCCAAGCCGTCCTGGACTCCGCCAGGGAGAGAGGAGAAGACCCCCGGAAGGTGGTCTTCGGGGGGAGAAAGCTCTTCCAACAGCTCAAGCGCAAGCACCTCTCGGGCAAGCCCCTGAAGGAGCTCAAGCGGGAGTGGAGGGAGAGGCGGCAAGGCTTGCTCTACTCCCGGGGAGATAAGACCAAGGGGGGCAACCTGAACCTCAAGCTCTTCGTCAGGTACGGGGTTCTGCAACTCCGGATCAACCTCGGGGACGGGAGCTACGCCCACGCCCTGGTGAAGACGGGCCACCCCAACCTGAGCGCCTTGGTGGAGAGGGTCTACGCCTCTCTTCCCTACAACGTGGAGCTCTCCCTCAAGGACGGCAAGGTCTACGCCACCTTTACCTGGGAGGAGGAGCCCGCGCCCCTCTTGGCCACGAAGGAGAAGGGAGCCCTGGGCATAGACATCAACGCCGACCCCTATCACCTGGCCCTGGCGGTGGTAGGGGCAGACGGGAACTTGAAGCGCCACCTGACCCTCTCCCTGGAGCCCGTGGACCGGGCAGAGAACAGGGGAGCCAAGGAGCTGGTCCTCTGGAAGGTGGCGCACCAGGTAGTTTCTCTGGCCCTGGAGCACGGCGTGGCCATCGCCACCGAGCGCCTGAAGCACCTCCCCAAGGGGAGGAGAGGAGACGGTTCGGGGAGGGTCTTCAGGAGGAAGGCCCACCGCTTCGCCTACGCTTCCCTTCTCCGGAAGGTCCACTCCTTGGCCCGGAAGAGAGGGGTCCAGGTGGTGGAGGTGAACCCCCAGGACACCTCCACCATCGGGATGCTGAAGTACGCCCCGCAGCTTTCCCTGTCCAAGGACGCGGCCGCCGCGTACGTGATCGGAAGGAGAGCCTTAGGGTTCAAGGAGAAGCTCCCCAAAGGCTACGGGAAGCTTCTCCGGGACGAACGCTTCAGGGGTCACGTCCAGGGCTTCTACGCCTCCAGAGTCCGGGAACTGCGAGCCAAGAAAGCGCAGGAACGAAACCCCTACCTCAGGCGCAGGCTTTTCCGGGAGATCGGGAGGGCGAAGCGCCACCTCTCCTTGTTTTCAAGCCTTCAGGGCTCTCCGGGCAGCCAAGAGGGGTCAACCGAGGGAAGGAACTCCCCTGGCGTTAATCCCTGGCGGGTCCTGAGGGTAGGCCTCTTCCTTCCCCTTCTCGGGCGCGAGGTGCCGAGGGACTTCTCTCGCCTCAAGCCCATCCTCTTCAGGGGATCGTGGGAGGGGTGGAGGGGTTGCTTAGGTCCCCATCCTGGTGGGGGGCCGGAGTGCGCTAATGTGCACTCTACTTGA
- a CDS encoding pyridoxal phosphate-dependent aminotransferase, with the protein MLDDVLRPIHGGTDEGPEPLYDFSTNANALGPNPVALDYLRRADPSRYPDPLYRRLRKALAEAHGVSPEQVAVGTGTSELIHRLARWTYLRGPILLLPPTFGEYARAARALDLPLWEAESPEAFLELLPKSSLAFLCVPNNPTGEVYPFLEEAARRAGGALVLDLAYYDLMASPPPLPQKAFRLYSPNKAHGLTGVRAGYLLAPLDLTHFQNLAPSWPVSVYGEALLYAHLDPEARAWLEESKRELFRLRRLLAEGLRGLGLEVRESPANFLLARVGRATEVARALRERGIRVRDCTSFGLPEWIRLSAQREEAIRALLEALEGVLARLGA; encoded by the coding sequence ATGCTGGACGACGTCCTCCGCCCCATCCACGGGGGCACCGACGAGGGCCCCGAGCCCCTCTACGATTTCTCCACCAACGCCAACGCCCTAGGCCCCAACCCCGTGGCCCTGGACTACCTCCGCCGGGCCGACCCGAGCCGCTACCCCGACCCCCTCTACCGCAGGCTAAGGAAGGCCCTGGCCGAGGCCCACGGGGTCTCCCCCGAACAGGTGGCCGTGGGCACAGGGACGAGCGAGCTCATCCACCGCCTGGCCCGCTGGACCTACCTGCGGGGGCCCATCCTCCTCCTCCCCCCCACCTTCGGCGAGTACGCCCGGGCCGCCCGGGCCCTGGACCTGCCCCTCTGGGAGGCGGAAAGCCCCGAGGCCTTCCTGGAGCTCCTCCCCAAAAGCTCCCTCGCCTTCCTCTGCGTGCCCAACAACCCCACGGGGGAGGTCTACCCCTTCCTGGAGGAGGCGGCGAGGCGCGCAGGAGGCGCCCTGGTCCTGGACCTCGCCTACTACGACCTCATGGCCTCCCCCCCGCCCCTTCCCCAAAAGGCCTTCCGCCTCTATAGCCCCAACAAGGCCCACGGCCTCACGGGGGTGCGGGCGGGGTACCTCCTGGCCCCCCTGGACCTCACCCACTTCCAGAACCTCGCCCCTTCCTGGCCCGTTTCCGTGTATGGGGAGGCCCTGCTCTACGCCCACCTGGACCCGGAGGCCCGGGCCTGGCTGGAGGAGAGCAAGAGGGAGCTCTTCCGCCTCCGCCGCCTCCTCGCCGAGGGGCTTAGGGGGCTTGGCCTCGAGGTCCGGGAAAGCCCCGCCAACTTCCTCCTGGCGCGGGTGGGCCGGGCCACGGAGGTGGCGAGGGCCTTGAGGGAAAGGGGCATACGGGTGCGGGACTGCACCAGTTTCGGCCTTCCCGAGTGGATCCGGCTCTCGGCCCAGCGCGAAGAGGCCATCCGAGCCCTCCTCGAGGCCCTGGAAGGGGTCCTTGCTAGACTGGGGGCATGA
- the cbiB gene encoding adenosylcobinamide-phosphate synthase CbiB: MSLLLALLLDALFGEPPPRLHPVVWMGRYLAWAWKRVRGFPSGAFYWALGALLFALPAFLLDLLLRPLAWGWVALGLLLKPLFSLRMLLEEVFEVEKALGEGLEAGRRRLSRIVSRRTADLSEEEVREAALESLAENLSDSLLAPLLYYALFGLGGAALYRYANTADAMWGYPEHGAKGAFAARADDLLNLLPARLTGLLLCPLGLWGRLWREARKTPSPNAGFPMAALALRLGVRLRKRGAYALNPLAPSPKARHTREALWLAGGLGYGVGLLLAAATGLW; encoded by the coding sequence ATGAGCCTCCTCCTCGCCCTCCTCCTGGACGCCCTCTTCGGGGAGCCCCCTCCCAGGCTCCACCCCGTGGTCTGGATGGGGCGGTACCTCGCCTGGGCCTGGAAGCGGGTCCGGGGCTTCCCGTCTGGGGCCTTCTACTGGGCTTTGGGGGCCCTCCTCTTCGCCCTGCCCGCCTTTCTCCTGGACCTCCTCCTTAGGCCCTTGGCCTGGGGGTGGGTGGCCCTTGGCCTCCTCCTCAAGCCCCTCTTCAGCCTGAGGATGCTCCTTGAGGAGGTCTTTGAGGTGGAAAAGGCCCTGGGGGAGGGCCTCGAGGCGGGAAGAAGGCGCCTTTCCCGCATCGTGAGCCGGAGAACCGCAGACCTCTCCGAGGAGGAGGTGCGGGAGGCCGCCCTGGAAAGCCTCGCGGAGAACCTCTCGGATAGCCTCCTCGCCCCCCTCCTCTACTACGCCCTCTTCGGCCTCGGGGGGGCCGCCCTCTACCGCTACGCCAACACCGCCGACGCCATGTGGGGCTACCCGGAGCACGGGGCGAAGGGCGCCTTCGCCGCCCGGGCGGACGACCTCTTGAACCTCCTTCCGGCCCGGCTCACCGGGCTTCTCCTCTGCCCGCTTGGGCTCTGGGGGAGGCTTTGGCGGGAGGCCCGCAAGACCCCTTCCCCCAACGCGGGCTTCCCCATGGCCGCCCTGGCCTTGAGGCTTGGGGTGCGCCTCAGGAAGCGGGGGGCCTACGCCCTGAACCCCCTGGCCCCCTCCCCAAAGGCCCGGCACACCCGGGAGGCCCTCTGGCTCGCGGGGGGCCTGGGCTACGGGGTGGGCCTCCTCCTCGCGGCGGCCACGGGGCTTTGGTAG